The following are encoded together in the Oreochromis niloticus isolate F11D_XX linkage group LG12, O_niloticus_UMD_NMBU, whole genome shotgun sequence genome:
- the si:ch211-102c2.8 gene encoding trichohyalin isoform X6 encodes MAASISRQSTLPAAATAVLVRTVETSSASIESARLLKDMAERNNNGTERHAEHPQKLLYTDLNDNSSVFGFDHCDRLLDAMDAQLEQLQVLPQKCELDCSSAAPLGWSQSLSKDTGLGSTSEQNDTPMSCLDLMNASTVQQRYENTEGCSKDPVTDDETEKRLDRRHKEEIESCREQVIWRLERLLGGTCKEGVLAEETGPPSDSICTEDFATRFREEMVELTFIDGSMQMLDKAEVTGNTNISDSDTYQSFHGTEVLKDPENVNSSCSPKTRCLAGVPVLSFDTVSIDSDLDTVCMEQVRQHIHKWPGWRSLIRSVTEINGQCSNQTDITTQEESESRSTSVQRSPYGPVRNSQSNRRTAYRPASYFSDPDEEMSCWSRKSRPERKLDKMQSEWVKMTGRLSDLQQKCEEEEETLWFKRAQIKDVEVCLSELRQKRKHALQELERLTTETAQMEEEKRTLQSVQRDSRAERKSVGHGSWQLQKMLRQKESCLLQHRDTQEDFTAQRLCKQTPKDGSCCKTNNVMMSVLEQEEMERQLDNAKTELFAEQRRAREKLESMQEQKLEETCEELQRATEAETSLRNRCACLEEKQMQKKGQIQALEARVSGLQGEVGEHKIRVVTLEKMLAHKELQLLDFQEQCSALQAERDGLKVEQQHLRMQHHKALKQVEEHAHSIMLKEEEFIKLQKSLQQQKEEVKKHEEELRVEASEKVYKAVKEERRKWEAEKMEALQVQRGILEEQNEKLLESLRSEMQKEKSKALALQHQVMELKTKLQELEKENCTQLAAICKSLKEEHQAELQMAQSQRTVLQLEKDVQLAVKDADRLRVMLEERESSHNQITAEMEQQHQHWTEQLAAECQHLSLLVEQSGAKQSAGKLPPSFTVAEAFMNLKTLREQLKDFISQLHQELDSQKQANEQLRKEKEQELSIQRQQLRLERDQALNFLKEQLIQEHIEELSSLKWVHLSDGGVQGGGVAACLCKQLKAKDSELRQVQRSMAEWKGQTAARLARKFEEELTAELERKAPRPQDVRQREPERPEEEMFSFKEYQKSLSSPSLQALNSHHSSSDMASFKLIRYLQSKVKQLRAENQAYGWSSPPPDLSGSYLGTIPQSTDTDGS; translated from the exons ATGGCAGCCTCAATTTCCCGTCAATCAACTCTCCCggcagcagcaacagctgtgCTAGTCAGAACCGTGGAGACAAGTTCGGCATCGATTGAAAGCGCCCGTCTTCTTAAA GACATGGCTGAGAGGAACAATAACGGAACAGAAAGACATGCAGAACATCCCCAGAAACTTCTTTATACTG ATCTTAACGACAATAGCAGTGTGTTTGGATTTGACCATTGCGATCGCCTCTTGGATGCAATGGATGCTCAGCTTGAGCAGTTGCAG GTCCTGCCCCAGAAATGTGAGCTTGATTGCAGCAGTGCAG CTCCTCTTGGTTGGAGTCAGTCTCTGAGCAAAGATACAGGCCTGGGAAGTACAAGTGAACAAAATGACACCCCCATGTCTTGTCTAGATTTGATGAACGCTTCAACAGTGCAGCAAAGATAtg AAAATACAGAGGGCTGCTCGAAAGATCCTGTAACTGATGATGAAACTGAAAAGAGGTTAGACAGGAGGCACAAAGAGGAAATCGAGTCTTGTAGAGAGCAGGTCATCTGGAGGCTGGAGAGGCTACTTGGAGGCACCTGCAAGGAAGGAGTGCTGGCCGAAGAAACTGGCCCTCCTTCAGACAGTATCTGCACCGAGGACTTTGCTACACGCTTCAGAGAGGAGATGGTAGAACTGACTTTTATAGATGGCAGTATGCAAATGTTGGATAAAGCAGAAGTGACTGGGAATACAAACATCTCTGACAGCGACACTTACCAAA GCTTCCACGGGACAGAGGTTTTAAAAGaccctgaaaatgtcaacagcagctgttctccTAAGACCAGGTGCTTGGCAG GAGTACCTGTGCTGAGCTTTGACACCGTGTCCATTGACAGCGACCTTGATACAGTCTGCATGGAGCAAGTCAGGCAGCACATTCACAAGTGGCCCG GATGGCGCTCTCTCATTCGGTCTGTCACAGAAATTAATGGCCAGTGTAGCAACCAGACTGACATAACAACACAAGAAGAAAGTGAATCTCGGTCTACATCAG TACAGAGATCCCCATATGGACCTGTTCGTAACTCTCAAAGTAACAGGAGAACAGCATAcag ACCTGCGAGTTATTTTAGTGACCCAGATGAAGAAATGAGCTGCTGGAGCAGGAAGTCCAGGCCTgagaggaaactggacaagatGCAGTCTGAATGGGTCAAGATGACTGGCCGACTCTCCGACCTCCAACAA AaatgtgaggaagaggaggagacgCTGTGGTTTAAGAGGGCTCAGATAAAAGATGTTGAGGTCTGCCTCTCTGAACTTAGACAGAAAAGGAAG CATGCCTTGCAGGAGTTAGAGCGACTGACTACAGAGACGGCacagatggaggaggagaagaggactTTGCAGTCTGTTCAGAGAGacagcagagcagagaggaagTCTGTTGG GCATGGTAGCTGGCAGCTACAGAAGATGCTGAGGCAGAAAGAATCATGTCTTCTCCAGCACAGAGACACCCAGGAAGATTTTACAGCTCAGCGTCTGTGTAAACAGACTCCAAAGGATGGATCCTGctgcaaaaca AACAATGTCATGATGTCGGTGCTGGAGCAGGAAGAAATGGAAAGACAGCTGGATAATGCCAAAACAGAACTGTTTGCTGAGCAGCGACGTGCAAGAGAAAAGCTGGAGTCCATGCAAGAG CAGAAATTGGAGGAGACTTGTGAAGAGCTCCAAAGGGCCACAGAAGCAGAGACGTCACTGAGAAACAGATGTGCTTGTTTGGAAGAAAAACAGATGCAGAAAAAGGGGCAGATTCag GCACTAGAGGCTCGAGTGAGTGGGCTGCAGGGTGAGGTGGGAGAACATAAGATCAGGGTGGTAACTCTGGAGAAAATGTTGGCCCACAAAGAGCTGCAGCTCCTAGATTTCCAGGAGCAATGTAGTGCCTTACAAGCAGAACGAGATGGACTGAAGGTGGAGCAACAGCACTTGAGAATGCAGCACCACAAAGCCCTGAAGCAAGTTGAAGAGCACGCCCACAGTATAATG ctaaaagaagaagaattcaTTAAGCTACAGAAATCTCTGCAACAGCAGAAGGAAGAGGTAAAGAAACATGAAGAGGAGTTGCGTGTAGAAGCATCGGAAAAG GTGTACAAAGCAgtgaaggaggagaggaggaagtgGGAGGCAGAAAAAATGGAAGCTCTGCAGGTGCAGCGTGGGATACTGGAAGAGCAGAATGAAAAGCTCCTGGAAAGTTTGAGGAGCGAAATGCAGAAAGAGAAGAGTAAAGCATTAGCTCTTCAACATCAGGTCATGGAACTAAAAACA AAACTGCAGGAGCTGGAAAAGGAAAACTGTACACAGTTGGCTGCAATTTGCAAGTCACTGAAAGAGGAGCACCAGGCTGAGCTACAGATGGCGCAG AGTCAGAGGACAGTTCTGCAGCTCGAGAAGGATGTCCAGCTGGCAGTTAAAGATGCAGACAGGCTCCGGGTGATGCTAGAAGAAAGGGAGAGCAGCCATAACCAAATCACAGCTGAGATGGAGCAGCAACACCAACACTGGACTGAGCAGCTAGCAGCAGAGTGCCAGCATCTCAGCCTGTTAGTGGAGCAAAGTGGAGCCAAACAAAGTGCTGGAAAACTACCTCCCAG TTTCACAGTAGCCGAGGCTTTTATGAACCTAAAAACACTACGAGAGCAGCTGAAGGATTTTATTAGCCAACTGCACCAAGAGCTAGACTCACAGAAACAAGCCAACGAGCAgctgagaaaagaaaag GAGCAAGAACTGAGCATCCAGAGGCAACAGCTGAGGCTGGAGAGAGATCAAGCTTTGAATTTTTTAAAGGAACAACTCATTCAG GAACACATTGAGGAGTTGAGCAGCTTAAAATGGGTTCACCTGAGTGATGGAGGAGTTCAAGGTGGAGGAGTGGCAGCATGTCTCTGCAAGCAGCTGAAGGCCAAAGACTCTGAGCTCAGGCAGGTTCAAAGGAGCATGGCTGAGTGGAAGGGACAGACCGCAGCTCGCCTGGCACGCAAGTTTGAAGAAGAGTTGACGGCTGAACTGGAAAG GAAGGCACCAAGACCACAAGATGTTAGGCAGAGGGAGCCTGAAAGACCTGAggaagaaatg TTTTCTTTTAAGGAATACCAGAAATCTCTCAgctctccctccctccaagCTCTGAACTCCCATCACAGCTCCTCAGACATGGCTTCCTTTAAGCTTATACGTTACCTCCAGAGCAAAGTGAAGCAGCTCCGTGCTGAAAATCAGGCCTACGGGTGGAGCTCACCTCCTCCCGATTTATCAGGATCCTATCTTGGAACG ATCCCTCAGAGTACAGACACAGATGGGAGTTAA
- the si:ch211-102c2.8 gene encoding trichohyalin isoform X7, whose protein sequence is MDAQLEQLQVLPQKCELDCSSAAPLGWSQSLSKDTGLGSTSEQNDTPMSCLDLMNASTVQQRYENTEGCSKDPVTDDETEKRLDRRHKEEIESCREQVIWRLERLLGGTCKEGVLAEETGPPSDSICTEDFATRFREEMVELTFIDGSMQMLDKAEVTGNTNISDSDTYQSKQHEQHVYDVERRGSEMTGESSDDTLTPQHSLTNQPGQNKKSCVSHSAGANISHAGVKAGALETCRLPQPEDDSSGTSFHGTEVLKDPENVNSSCSPKTRCLAGVPVLSFDTVSIDSDLDTVCMEQVRQHIHKWPGWRSLIRSVTEINGQCSNQTDITTQEESESRSTSVQRSPYGPVRNSQSNRRTAYRPASYFSDPDEEMSCWSRKSRPERKLDKMQSEWVKMTGRLSDLQQKCEEEEETLWFKRAQIKDVEVCLSELRQKRKHALQELERLTTETAQMEEEKRTLQSVQRDSRAERKSVGHGSWQLQKMLRQKESCLLQHRDTQEDFTAQRLCKQTPKDGSCCKTNNVMMSVLEQEEMERQLDNAKTELFAEQRRAREKLESMQEQKLEETCEELQRATEAETSLRNRCACLEEKQMQKKGQIQALEARVSGLQGEVGEHKIRVVTLEKMLAHKELQLLDFQEQCSALQAERDGLKVEQQHLRMQHHKALKQVEEHAHSIMLKEEEFIKLQKSLQQQKEEVKKHEEELRVEASEKVYKAVKEERRKWEAEKMEALQVQRGILEEQNEKLLESLRSEMQKEKSKALALQHQVMELKTKLQELEKENCTQLAAICKSLKEEHQAELQMAQSQRTVLQLEKDVQLAVKDADRLRVMLEERESSHNQITAEMEQQHQHWTEQLAAECQHLSLLVEQSGAKQSAGKLPPSFTVAEAFMNLKTLREQLKDFISQLHQELDSQKQANEQLRKEKEQELSIQRQQLRLERDQALNFLKEQLIQEHIEELSSLKWVHLSDGGVQGGGVAACLCKQLKAKDSELRQVQRSMAEWKGQTAARLARKFEEELTAELERKAPRPQDVRQREPERPEEEMFSFKEYQKSLSSPSLQALNSHHSSSDMASFKLIRYLQSKVKQLRAENQAYGWSSPPPDLSGSYLGTIPQSTDTDGS, encoded by the exons ATGGATGCTCAGCTTGAGCAGTTGCAG GTCCTGCCCCAGAAATGTGAGCTTGATTGCAGCAGTGCAG CTCCTCTTGGTTGGAGTCAGTCTCTGAGCAAAGATACAGGCCTGGGAAGTACAAGTGAACAAAATGACACCCCCATGTCTTGTCTAGATTTGATGAACGCTTCAACAGTGCAGCAAAGATAtg AAAATACAGAGGGCTGCTCGAAAGATCCTGTAACTGATGATGAAACTGAAAAGAGGTTAGACAGGAGGCACAAAGAGGAAATCGAGTCTTGTAGAGAGCAGGTCATCTGGAGGCTGGAGAGGCTACTTGGAGGCACCTGCAAGGAAGGAGTGCTGGCCGAAGAAACTGGCCCTCCTTCAGACAGTATCTGCACCGAGGACTTTGCTACACGCTTCAGAGAGGAGATGGTAGAACTGACTTTTATAGATGGCAGTATGCAAATGTTGGATAAAGCAGAAGTGACTGGGAATACAAACATCTCTGACAGCGACACTTACCAAAGTAAACAACATGAACAACATGTTTATGATGTTGAAAGAAGAGGTTCAGAAATGACTGGGGAAAGCAGCGATGACACACTCACTCCTCAGCATTCCCTGACAAACCAACCAGGTCAAAACAAAAAGAGCTGTGTTTCTCATAGCGCTGGAGCAAATATATCACATGCTGGTGTGAAAGCAGGAGCTTTAGAGACATGCAGATTACCACAGCCTGAGGATGACAGCAGTGGTACAA GCTTCCACGGGACAGAGGTTTTAAAAGaccctgaaaatgtcaacagcagctgttctccTAAGACCAGGTGCTTGGCAG GAGTACCTGTGCTGAGCTTTGACACCGTGTCCATTGACAGCGACCTTGATACAGTCTGCATGGAGCAAGTCAGGCAGCACATTCACAAGTGGCCCG GATGGCGCTCTCTCATTCGGTCTGTCACAGAAATTAATGGCCAGTGTAGCAACCAGACTGACATAACAACACAAGAAGAAAGTGAATCTCGGTCTACATCAG TACAGAGATCCCCATATGGACCTGTTCGTAACTCTCAAAGTAACAGGAGAACAGCATAcag ACCTGCGAGTTATTTTAGTGACCCAGATGAAGAAATGAGCTGCTGGAGCAGGAAGTCCAGGCCTgagaggaaactggacaagatGCAGTCTGAATGGGTCAAGATGACTGGCCGACTCTCCGACCTCCAACAA AaatgtgaggaagaggaggagacgCTGTGGTTTAAGAGGGCTCAGATAAAAGATGTTGAGGTCTGCCTCTCTGAACTTAGACAGAAAAGGAAG CATGCCTTGCAGGAGTTAGAGCGACTGACTACAGAGACGGCacagatggaggaggagaagaggactTTGCAGTCTGTTCAGAGAGacagcagagcagagaggaagTCTGTTGG GCATGGTAGCTGGCAGCTACAGAAGATGCTGAGGCAGAAAGAATCATGTCTTCTCCAGCACAGAGACACCCAGGAAGATTTTACAGCTCAGCGTCTGTGTAAACAGACTCCAAAGGATGGATCCTGctgcaaaaca AACAATGTCATGATGTCGGTGCTGGAGCAGGAAGAAATGGAAAGACAGCTGGATAATGCCAAAACAGAACTGTTTGCTGAGCAGCGACGTGCAAGAGAAAAGCTGGAGTCCATGCAAGAG CAGAAATTGGAGGAGACTTGTGAAGAGCTCCAAAGGGCCACAGAAGCAGAGACGTCACTGAGAAACAGATGTGCTTGTTTGGAAGAAAAACAGATGCAGAAAAAGGGGCAGATTCag GCACTAGAGGCTCGAGTGAGTGGGCTGCAGGGTGAGGTGGGAGAACATAAGATCAGGGTGGTAACTCTGGAGAAAATGTTGGCCCACAAAGAGCTGCAGCTCCTAGATTTCCAGGAGCAATGTAGTGCCTTACAAGCAGAACGAGATGGACTGAAGGTGGAGCAACAGCACTTGAGAATGCAGCACCACAAAGCCCTGAAGCAAGTTGAAGAGCACGCCCACAGTATAATG ctaaaagaagaagaattcaTTAAGCTACAGAAATCTCTGCAACAGCAGAAGGAAGAGGTAAAGAAACATGAAGAGGAGTTGCGTGTAGAAGCATCGGAAAAG GTGTACAAAGCAgtgaaggaggagaggaggaagtgGGAGGCAGAAAAAATGGAAGCTCTGCAGGTGCAGCGTGGGATACTGGAAGAGCAGAATGAAAAGCTCCTGGAAAGTTTGAGGAGCGAAATGCAGAAAGAGAAGAGTAAAGCATTAGCTCTTCAACATCAGGTCATGGAACTAAAAACA AAACTGCAGGAGCTGGAAAAGGAAAACTGTACACAGTTGGCTGCAATTTGCAAGTCACTGAAAGAGGAGCACCAGGCTGAGCTACAGATGGCGCAG AGTCAGAGGACAGTTCTGCAGCTCGAGAAGGATGTCCAGCTGGCAGTTAAAGATGCAGACAGGCTCCGGGTGATGCTAGAAGAAAGGGAGAGCAGCCATAACCAAATCACAGCTGAGATGGAGCAGCAACACCAACACTGGACTGAGCAGCTAGCAGCAGAGTGCCAGCATCTCAGCCTGTTAGTGGAGCAAAGTGGAGCCAAACAAAGTGCTGGAAAACTACCTCCCAG TTTCACAGTAGCCGAGGCTTTTATGAACCTAAAAACACTACGAGAGCAGCTGAAGGATTTTATTAGCCAACTGCACCAAGAGCTAGACTCACAGAAACAAGCCAACGAGCAgctgagaaaagaaaag GAGCAAGAACTGAGCATCCAGAGGCAACAGCTGAGGCTGGAGAGAGATCAAGCTTTGAATTTTTTAAAGGAACAACTCATTCAG GAACACATTGAGGAGTTGAGCAGCTTAAAATGGGTTCACCTGAGTGATGGAGGAGTTCAAGGTGGAGGAGTGGCAGCATGTCTCTGCAAGCAGCTGAAGGCCAAAGACTCTGAGCTCAGGCAGGTTCAAAGGAGCATGGCTGAGTGGAAGGGACAGACCGCAGCTCGCCTGGCACGCAAGTTTGAAGAAGAGTTGACGGCTGAACTGGAAAG GAAGGCACCAAGACCACAAGATGTTAGGCAGAGGGAGCCTGAAAGACCTGAggaagaaatg TTTTCTTTTAAGGAATACCAGAAATCTCTCAgctctccctccctccaagCTCTGAACTCCCATCACAGCTCCTCAGACATGGCTTCCTTTAAGCTTATACGTTACCTCCAGAGCAAAGTGAAGCAGCTCCGTGCTGAAAATCAGGCCTACGGGTGGAGCTCACCTCCTCCCGATTTATCAGGATCCTATCTTGGAACG ATCCCTCAGAGTACAGACACAGATGGGAGTTAA
- the si:ch211-102c2.8 gene encoding trichohyalin isoform X8: protein MAASISRQSTLPAAATAVLVRTVETSSASIESARLLKDMAERNNNGTERHAEHPQKLLYTDLNDNSSVFGFDHCDRLLDAMDAQLEQLQVLPQKCELDCSSAAPLGWSQSLSKDTGLGSTSEQNDTPMSCLDLMNASTVQQRYENTEGCSKDPVTDDETEKRLDRRHKEEIESCREQVIWRLERLLGGTCKEGVLAEETGPPSDSICTEDFATRFREEMVELTFIDGSMQMLDKAEVTGNTNISDSDTYQSKQHEQHVYDVERRGSEMTGESSDDTLTPQHSLTNQPGQNKKSCVSHSAGANISHAGVKAGALETCRLPQPEDDSSGTSFHGTEVLKDPENVNSSCSPKTRCLAGVPVLSFDTVSIDSDLDTVCMEQVRQHIHKWPGWRSLIRSVTEINGQCSNQTDITTQEESESRSTSVQRSPYGPVRNSQSNRRTAYRPASYFSDPDEEMSCWSRKSRPERKLDKMQSEWVKMTGRLSDLQQKCEEEEETLWFKRAQIKDVEVCLSELRQKRKHALQELERLTTETAQMEEEKRTLQSVQRDSRAERKSVGHGSWQLQKMLRQKESCLLQHRDTQEDFTAQRLCKQTPKDGSCCKTNNVMMSVLEQEEMERQLDNAKTELFAEQRRAREKLESMQEQKLEETCEELQRATEAETSLRNRCACLEEKQMQKKGQIQALEARVSGLQGEVGEHKIRVVTLEKMLAHKELQLLDFQEQCSALQAERDGLKVEQQHLRMQHHKALKQVEEHAHSIMLKEEEFIKLQKSLQQQKEEVKKHEEELRVEASEKVYKAVKEERRKWEAEKMEALQVQRGILEEQNEKLLESLRSEMQKEKSKALALQHQVMELKTKLQELEKENCTQLAAICKSLKEEHQAELQMAQSQRTVLQLEKDVQLAVKDADRLRVMLEERESSHNQITAEMEQQHQHWTEQLAAECQHLSLLVEQSGAKQSAGKLPPSFTVAEAFMNLKTLREQLKDFISQLHQELDSQKQANEQLRKEKEQELSIQRQQLRLERDQALNFLKEQLIQEHIEELSSLKWVHLSDGGVQGGGVAACLCKQLKAKDSELRQVQRSMAEWKGQTAARLARKFEEELTAELERCQAKLLRGR, encoded by the exons ATGGCAGCCTCAATTTCCCGTCAATCAACTCTCCCggcagcagcaacagctgtgCTAGTCAGAACCGTGGAGACAAGTTCGGCATCGATTGAAAGCGCCCGTCTTCTTAAA GACATGGCTGAGAGGAACAATAACGGAACAGAAAGACATGCAGAACATCCCCAGAAACTTCTTTATACTG ATCTTAACGACAATAGCAGTGTGTTTGGATTTGACCATTGCGATCGCCTCTTGGATGCAATGGATGCTCAGCTTGAGCAGTTGCAG GTCCTGCCCCAGAAATGTGAGCTTGATTGCAGCAGTGCAG CTCCTCTTGGTTGGAGTCAGTCTCTGAGCAAAGATACAGGCCTGGGAAGTACAAGTGAACAAAATGACACCCCCATGTCTTGTCTAGATTTGATGAACGCTTCAACAGTGCAGCAAAGATAtg AAAATACAGAGGGCTGCTCGAAAGATCCTGTAACTGATGATGAAACTGAAAAGAGGTTAGACAGGAGGCACAAAGAGGAAATCGAGTCTTGTAGAGAGCAGGTCATCTGGAGGCTGGAGAGGCTACTTGGAGGCACCTGCAAGGAAGGAGTGCTGGCCGAAGAAACTGGCCCTCCTTCAGACAGTATCTGCACCGAGGACTTTGCTACACGCTTCAGAGAGGAGATGGTAGAACTGACTTTTATAGATGGCAGTATGCAAATGTTGGATAAAGCAGAAGTGACTGGGAATACAAACATCTCTGACAGCGACACTTACCAAAGTAAACAACATGAACAACATGTTTATGATGTTGAAAGAAGAGGTTCAGAAATGACTGGGGAAAGCAGCGATGACACACTCACTCCTCAGCATTCCCTGACAAACCAACCAGGTCAAAACAAAAAGAGCTGTGTTTCTCATAGCGCTGGAGCAAATATATCACATGCTGGTGTGAAAGCAGGAGCTTTAGAGACATGCAGATTACCACAGCCTGAGGATGACAGCAGTGGTACAA GCTTCCACGGGACAGAGGTTTTAAAAGaccctgaaaatgtcaacagcagctgttctccTAAGACCAGGTGCTTGGCAG GAGTACCTGTGCTGAGCTTTGACACCGTGTCCATTGACAGCGACCTTGATACAGTCTGCATGGAGCAAGTCAGGCAGCACATTCACAAGTGGCCCG GATGGCGCTCTCTCATTCGGTCTGTCACAGAAATTAATGGCCAGTGTAGCAACCAGACTGACATAACAACACAAGAAGAAAGTGAATCTCGGTCTACATCAG TACAGAGATCCCCATATGGACCTGTTCGTAACTCTCAAAGTAACAGGAGAACAGCATAcag ACCTGCGAGTTATTTTAGTGACCCAGATGAAGAAATGAGCTGCTGGAGCAGGAAGTCCAGGCCTgagaggaaactggacaagatGCAGTCTGAATGGGTCAAGATGACTGGCCGACTCTCCGACCTCCAACAA AaatgtgaggaagaggaggagacgCTGTGGTTTAAGAGGGCTCAGATAAAAGATGTTGAGGTCTGCCTCTCTGAACTTAGACAGAAAAGGAAG CATGCCTTGCAGGAGTTAGAGCGACTGACTACAGAGACGGCacagatggaggaggagaagaggactTTGCAGTCTGTTCAGAGAGacagcagagcagagaggaagTCTGTTGG GCATGGTAGCTGGCAGCTACAGAAGATGCTGAGGCAGAAAGAATCATGTCTTCTCCAGCACAGAGACACCCAGGAAGATTTTACAGCTCAGCGTCTGTGTAAACAGACTCCAAAGGATGGATCCTGctgcaaaaca AACAATGTCATGATGTCGGTGCTGGAGCAGGAAGAAATGGAAAGACAGCTGGATAATGCCAAAACAGAACTGTTTGCTGAGCAGCGACGTGCAAGAGAAAAGCTGGAGTCCATGCAAGAG CAGAAATTGGAGGAGACTTGTGAAGAGCTCCAAAGGGCCACAGAAGCAGAGACGTCACTGAGAAACAGATGTGCTTGTTTGGAAGAAAAACAGATGCAGAAAAAGGGGCAGATTCag GCACTAGAGGCTCGAGTGAGTGGGCTGCAGGGTGAGGTGGGAGAACATAAGATCAGGGTGGTAACTCTGGAGAAAATGTTGGCCCACAAAGAGCTGCAGCTCCTAGATTTCCAGGAGCAATGTAGTGCCTTACAAGCAGAACGAGATGGACTGAAGGTGGAGCAACAGCACTTGAGAATGCAGCACCACAAAGCCCTGAAGCAAGTTGAAGAGCACGCCCACAGTATAATG ctaaaagaagaagaattcaTTAAGCTACAGAAATCTCTGCAACAGCAGAAGGAAGAGGTAAAGAAACATGAAGAGGAGTTGCGTGTAGAAGCATCGGAAAAG GTGTACAAAGCAgtgaaggaggagaggaggaagtgGGAGGCAGAAAAAATGGAAGCTCTGCAGGTGCAGCGTGGGATACTGGAAGAGCAGAATGAAAAGCTCCTGGAAAGTTTGAGGAGCGAAATGCAGAAAGAGAAGAGTAAAGCATTAGCTCTTCAACATCAGGTCATGGAACTAAAAACA AAACTGCAGGAGCTGGAAAAGGAAAACTGTACACAGTTGGCTGCAATTTGCAAGTCACTGAAAGAGGAGCACCAGGCTGAGCTACAGATGGCGCAG AGTCAGAGGACAGTTCTGCAGCTCGAGAAGGATGTCCAGCTGGCAGTTAAAGATGCAGACAGGCTCCGGGTGATGCTAGAAGAAAGGGAGAGCAGCCATAACCAAATCACAGCTGAGATGGAGCAGCAACACCAACACTGGACTGAGCAGCTAGCAGCAGAGTGCCAGCATCTCAGCCTGTTAGTGGAGCAAAGTGGAGCCAAACAAAGTGCTGGAAAACTACCTCCCAG TTTCACAGTAGCCGAGGCTTTTATGAACCTAAAAACACTACGAGAGCAGCTGAAGGATTTTATTAGCCAACTGCACCAAGAGCTAGACTCACAGAAACAAGCCAACGAGCAgctgagaaaagaaaag GAGCAAGAACTGAGCATCCAGAGGCAACAGCTGAGGCTGGAGAGAGATCAAGCTTTGAATTTTTTAAAGGAACAACTCATTCAG GAACACATTGAGGAGTTGAGCAGCTTAAAATGGGTTCACCTGAGTGATGGAGGAGTTCAAGGTGGAGGAGTGGCAGCATGTCTCTGCAAGCAGCTGAAGGCCAAAGACTCTGAGCTCAGGCAGGTTCAAAGGAGCATGGCTGAGTGGAAGGGACAGACCGCAGCTCGCCTGGCACGCAAGTTTGAAGAAGAGTTGACGGCTGAACTGGAAAG GTGCCAGGCAAAGTTGTTAAGGGGCAGGTAA